Within Candidatus Methylomirabilota bacterium, the genomic segment TCAGCGTCCGCACCGGGAGCTTCGAGTGAAGCGACCGGCCGAGGTCGCCCCGCAGGACGTTGGTCACGTAGACCCGGAGCTGGACGTGCAGCGGCTGATCGAGCCCCAGGGCGACGCGGATCGTCTCGATGGCCTGGGGGGAGGCGTAGTCGCCGGCGATGATGGCGGCCGGATCGCCGGGCGCGATGCGGATCAAGACGAACACGAAGAGGACCACGACGCCCATCACGGGGAAGACCGCCAGGATCCGCCGGACGACGTAGGTGAGCATGGCGAGGGGCGCGCGGCACGCGTCGCGCCGGGGCGGGCCCGATCGGCTCCCGCCCCGGCGGGCGCCGGGACGCTACTTCCGGGTCATGTTCCAGAACAGGACGTACGGGGCGGTCGACGTGTACTCGAGTCGGTCCTTCCGCCAGGCGCTGTTCGAGTTGAACTCGCCCACCGGGACATAGGGGATGTTCTCCATCAGCGCCGAATGGTACTCGACCAGGAGTTTCTTGAACTCGGGCGAGCCGGGGGCGGTGTTCCCGAGGTCGTCGAGGGCCTTGGTGGCTCGCGGCGAGCACGGCCAGCCGAACCAGGCCTCGGCGCAGCGGGTGGAGATGTTCGCGTGCCCCCAGGGGTCCGACAGCGCCACGCCGTTCGACGTCGTGTGGAAGATGTGCCAGCCGGCGGGATTCTTGCTGGGCGGATCCTTGATCGGCCGCCGGGAGGTCAGGGTGCCCCAGTCCATGACCTGGAGGTCGACGTTCACCCCGATCTTCCGGAGAAGGGCGGCGGTCGTGAGGGACGCGGCGTTGATCGTCGCGATGTCGCTCGGCGCCATGACGACGATCTTCTCCCCCTTGTAGCCCGCGTCCTGGAGGAGCTGCCGGGCCTTGGCCAGGTCCGGCTGGCGGTACGGCTCGGCGCCGGCGTCGGTCTCGAGCCACTGGCCGCAGCCGAGGTAAGCCCAACACACGGTCCAGTTCTCCTGGTCCCCGGCGATGGCCCGCAGGTAATCCCGCTGGTCCACCATGTGCACCAGGGCCTGGCGGGCCTTGATGTTGTCGAACGGCGGCACCAGGTGGTTCGGGTGGATCTGCATCTGCTGCACGTCCACCTTGCGCATGGTGACGTTGGGGTCCTTCTTCAGGATGGGCCACTGGTCGATGTGCGGGCTCTGGAGGAAGTCCACCTCGCCCTTCTGGAGGGCGGCCACCGCCGTCGAGGGATCGGGGATGACGATCCACTCGACCCGCTCGACCTTGGCGTGCCGCCCGCCGGCGTAGTAGTCGGGCGGCTCGGAGCGCGGGACGTAGTCCTTGTTCCGCAGGTAGACGGTCTTCACGCCCGGCACCCAGTCCTTCTCGGAAAAGACGAAGGGGCCCGAGCCGATCTTCTCGCCCTCGAACGCGTTGGCCGGGTTCTGGATCGCGTGCCGTTCCGGGAGGATGAAGGGCACGTAGCTGTACTCCTTGGCGAGCGCCCGGAGCACGAGCCCGTAGGGCTCCTTCAGCTTGAGGACGAAGGTCTTGTCGTCCACGACCTCCAGGGAGGCCGTCCGCGCGATCAGCTTCTGGCCGGCGGCGTCCTTGACGGCCCAGCGCTTGATCGACGCCACGGCGTCGGCTGCGCGCACGGGCTTGCCGTCGTGCCACTTGAGCCCGTTCCGCAGGGTAAAGGTGTGGGTCAGCTTGTCCGGGCTGACCCGGTAGGTGTCCACCATCTGTGGCCGGGGGACGCCCTTCGAATCCAGCGAGAACAGGGTCTCGTAGATCATGTAGCTGTGCTGCTGGGTGATGTTGGCGGTGGTCCAGTGCGGGTCCAGGTGCTTGACCTCCGCGTGCAGCACGCCCCGGACGGTCTGGGCAGCGGCGGGCGTCGCCCCTGGCAGCAGGGCGCCGGCCACGACCGCCACCAGCCCGCCCATCCATCGCATCCGAACGTTCCTCATCGCCGCCTCCTTCTTTCCGCCGGACCGGTGCATGCCGTCGCGCCCGGGATCGACCGCGCGCCCACTGTCGGCCAGGGGGCGGGCGAAGTCAAGAGGTCCCCGCCGGATGCGGC encodes:
- a CDS encoding ABC transporter substrate-binding protein; this translates as MRNVRMRWMGGLVAVVAGALLPGATPAAAQTVRGVLHAEVKHLDPHWTTANITQQHSYMIYETLFSLDSKGVPRPQMVDTYRVSPDKLTHTFTLRNGLKWHDGKPVRAADAVASIKRWAVKDAAGQKLIARTASLEVVDDKTFVLKLKEPYGLVLRALAKEYSYVPFILPERHAIQNPANAFEGEKIGSGPFVFSEKDWVPGVKTVYLRNKDYVPRSEPPDYYAGGRHAKVERVEWIVIPDPSTAVAALQKGEVDFLQSPHIDQWPILKKDPNVTMRKVDVQQMQIHPNHLVPPFDNIKARQALVHMVDQRDYLRAIAGDQENWTVCWAYLGCGQWLETDAGAEPYRQPDLAKARQLLQDAGYKGEKIVVMAPSDIATINAASLTTAALLRKIGVNVDLQVMDWGTLTSRRPIKDPPSKNPAGWHIFHTTSNGVALSDPWGHANISTRCAEAWFGWPCSPRATKALDDLGNTAPGSPEFKKLLVEYHSALMENIPYVPVGEFNSNSAWRKDRLEYTSTAPYVLFWNMTRK